In the Manis javanica isolate MJ-LG chromosome 14, MJ_LKY, whole genome shotgun sequence genome, one interval contains:
- the F11R gene encoding junctional adhesion molecule A has translation MGTKAKAGRKQLPLFTTVVLCSLAAGRGAVYTSEPEVRVAENKPAKLSCSYSGFSSPRVEWKFAQGDITSLVCYHNKITASYEDRVTFSPSGITFHSVTRKDTGMYTCMVSDEGGNTYGEVTVQLIVLVPPSKPAVSVPPSATIGSRTVLTCSEKDGSPPSEYYWFKDGVPMPTEPKSNRAFSNSSYSLNHKTGELVFDPVSTFDTGEYTCQAQNGYGTPVRSDAVRMEAAEMNVGGIVAAVLVTLILLGLLIFGVWFAYSRGYFDRAKKG, from the exons ATGGGGACAAAAGCGAAAGCCGGGAGGAAACAGTTGCCTCTCTTCACAACGGTGGTCTTGT GCTCCCTGGCGGCAGGCAGGGGTGCAGTGTACACTTCCGAACCTGAAGTCAGAGTTGCTGAGAATAAGC CCGCCAAGCTGTCCTGCTCCTACTCCGGCTTCTCCTCTCCCCGCGTGGAGTGGAAGTTTGCCCAAGGCGACATCACCAGCCTCGTGTGCTATCACAACAAGATCACGG CTTCCTATGAGGACCGAGTTACCTTCTCGCCCAGTGGCATCACCTTCCATTCAGTGACTCGGAAGGACACGGGCATGTACACTTGTATGGTCTCTGACGAAGGCGGCAACACCTATGGGGAGGTCACCGTCCAGCTCATCGTGCTTG ttCCTCCATCCAAGCCTGCCGTGAGCGTTCCCCCCTCTGCCACCATCGGGTCCCGGACCGTGCTGACCTGTTCAGAGAAGGACGGGTCCCCGCCCTCTGAGTACTACTGGTTCAAGGACGGGGTGCCAATGCCCACGGAGCCCAAGAGCAACCGTGCCTTCAGCAACTCTTCCTACAGCCTGAACCACAAGACAGGGGAGCTG gtctttgatcccgtGTCTACCTTCGATACTGGCGAGTACACTTGTCAGGCTCAGAATGGGTATGGGACACCCGTGAGGTCAGACGCTGTGCGCATGGAAGCTG CGGAGATGAACGTGGGGGGCATCGTGGCAGCTGTCCTGGTGACGCTCATTCTCCTTGGATTGCTGATTTTTGGCGTCTGGTTCGCCTATAGCCGGGGCTACTTTGACA GAGCAAAGAAAGGGTGA